The DNA sequence TGTCGACGACCGTGAAGACGCCTGGGGCGATGCCTATAACATAGTCCACGACGCCTTCATCATCTAAGATACCCCCTGCCTCCTTACCTTTGAAGATCTTGCCTAGCTCTTCAACCCTAGCTGTGGGGCCGTGCATCCCTCTCACGTCGGGCGTTAACCCGGTGGCGTTTGAAAGCACCGTCATCTCCACCATGGTCTTAGTTCCGTCTACGAATGAGACGAGTATGGCGGGGTTTAAGCCGCGGGCCTCCGCCTCGCTTTTAAGGGTTTCGGGTGTGGCGTATCTGTTTAAGGGATTATTCTTTCCTTTCCCTGCGGCGATCACCTTAAACCCTAGGGAGGCGAATGGTTCGTATAGATAGTGCATTATGGTGCCGGGCTCGTCCCCTAAGTCGCCTGAATATACAACTCCAGCTGTTGACGCTAGCTTCGATAGTATTGGACCGATCGTCGCGTCAGCCTCGGCATTCATCATCACAAAGTTCTTCCTGTTCGTTATCGCCGTGTAGCCCAGTTGGGCGCCGACCTCGACTTCACCAGTAGCATCTATGATCACATCTATACCAGGGATCTCGACCAGATTTGAGGCTTTAGCCGTTAGGGCCACGACACCTTTGTCTATCGCTTTAGAAAGCTCTGCTGGATCATCAGAGCACTCTACAAGGCCTCCATGATATCCAAGCTCCCTTAGGGCAGCGTAGGCCCTTGGAAGCTCCTTCTCCGCCACCGCCACTAATTTAACACCCTTGGTGGCGCTCGCCTGATGTATTATAGCCTTGCCCATCTTTCCTGCTCCTACGAGGCCTACCCTGATGAAGGCCTTAGCGGAATCCCTCTCCTCCAAAGCCTGTATGAAGCCTACCATATTGTTCATCATCCCTTGAGATGGGGATATCCCCCATGATAATAGCTCATACGATTGAGTAGGTATTAACATGACCTATATTTATAGTATGGTAATTTTTTAAAAATTATGAGGAATTTTACGGCGCCGTATGATGGAGGCTTCTAAAAGTTAGATTTTACAGGAGAATTTAAGGTTATATTTTTATTCTTTTACCTCTTTCGTCGAAGAAACTCATGTATTCTAACGGGAAATTTATCCATATGTTTGAGCCCTCGGGGATTTGCATGGTGCTCCTAACCCTTATCCTATGGCTATCAGTGACTATATGGAGGATGCCGAAGCCTTTCCCTAAATCCTCGAAGGTTTCAACTTTGAAGCATGCCCAGCCCTTCTTCTCCTTCGCGCTTACCTCTACATGCTCCGGCCTTATCCCCACCTTGACCTTTTTAATATCACTTGGAAGCCTCATGTCGGGCGGAAGGGTGATGCTGAAATCCCTCAGTTCGATCCTATCGCCCAGGTTTTCACCCTCCAATATGTTCATGCCAGGTGAACCTATGAAGAAGCCTACGAATGCCGTGTTGGGTCTAGCATATATATTATCGACGGTGTCGAACTGGGCTACTCTCCCCATCTCCATTACAGCTATTCTTTCAGCGAAAGTCAAGGCCTCCGTCTGATCATGGGTTACGTAGATGGTTGTCTGCTGCAAAGTTTCTTGGATCCTCTTTATCTCAGTCTTCAGATAAACCCTCCTATCTGGCTCGATCGATGATAATGGCTCGTCGAAGAGGAATACTTTGGGTTTACGTATCAGAACTCTCCCTATGGCGACCCTCTGCTTGTCTGCAGGGCCTAAGCTTGGGGCATGGTGGTTAAGTAGATCCTTAAGCCCTATAGACTCCGCTACCTCCAAGACCTTCCTTCTTTTCTCTTCCTTAGGGATCTTCAGGTTTAAAAGCGGGAACATGAGGTTATCGTATACGCTCATTGAGTAGACGACAGGGAACTGGAATACTATGGCGACATCCCTCTGCTCCGGCGGCAGCTCCGTTACATCCTGGTCGTCGAAATAGATCCTGCCTTTGGTTGGCTTTAATAACCCAGCTATTATCTTGAGGATTGTGGTCTTCCCGCATCCCGATGGGCCCAGTATCGCGTTTGCGGTTCGATCCTCGAATGTTAGATTTATATCCTCCACCGCATTCGTCTTCCCATTATAGCTATGCGTTATATTTTCAAGGACTACCCTAGCCAATTTTACCCGCACCTCACTCCCGTCTTCTATATTTTGTGATTAGAGCCCCGGTGCTCTTACTGAATATGTAGAAGTCGGATGGATTTACATATACCATTATCTTCTTCTCCAAGATTTTCTCATATGGTACATACATAGTTAAGGTGGAATCGTTCCATTTTATCCTAATGGTCATTTCTGATCCTGCTAGTTCCTGTAGCTCAAGGTCTGAGGGGATCTCCACCATCCCCTCGCCCTCGCGCGTCAAGTAAATGTTATAGGGGTATACCCCTACTATGTATTCGGTCTCCCCTTCAGGCAGGTTTAAATGGGTTGCATCTAGCTCCAATTTACCTGAGACGCTTAGGATGGCTCGCCCGTTCCTCCGCATCAATATCGCATCTAGCAGGTTCATGGGAGGAGTGCTGTAGCGCCTTGCAGCAGTAACGTTTACAGGGTTCTCATAACACTCCTTCACCCGCCCTGTCTGGATGACCCTCCCATTTTCTAGGAAGATCAACTTATCCGTGAGGACCAGGGCTTCTTCGGGTGATGGGGTCGCGTAAATTATCGTCGTCTTCTTCAGGGATAATATTTTTTTGAGCTCAACCTTCATGCTCTCCCTCAGCTTATAGTCCAGGTTTGTCAATGGCTCGTCCAGTAAATAAACAGCGGCGTCTTTAACCAAAGCCCTGCCTAAAGCCACCCTCTGGGCTTCCCCGCCGCTCAGCTCATACGGTGACTTCTCCAGTAACTCTTTGATTCTCAAAAGCGATGCCATTTCCATTACTTTCTTATCAACTTCGCTCCTCGGTAATCCCCCGACCCTTAAGGGTGAAGCTATGTTATCGTAAACCGACATGTTCGGGTATAGGGCGAACGACTGGAATATTACCCCCACGTTTCTCTTCTGGGGTGGGATGTTCGTTACATCCTTGCCGTCGAAGAATACCCGGCCCTTATCTGGTTTCAGGGTTCCCGCTATGATCCTTAGGAGCGTGGTCTTGCCAGCGTTGGCGGCGCCAAGTATCGATACGAAGGCTCCGGATTCCACGGTGAACGACACATCATCCAATACTTTCCTACCTAAGAAGCTTTTCTCAACACCCTCAAGCTCTATTTTCGTCATGGAACTACCCCCGGAGTAATATTGTGAAGAAGGCTGCGAGCCCAGGTATTATCGCGTACCTCATGGGAAATGGCGTCTTCAACCATAGTATGCCTATGATTATCATGACGGCTAAGCCTAAGAATATCCTATCTCCCCTTGTCGTGGCTATTGGTAGAAAGCCTTTCCTGGGAATGTCGGACCTCCATTTAAGATCCAATACAGCCAATATTATAAAGAATGTTATTAACGCGCCGAGGAAGATTAATGTCTCCCGGGTCCAGAACATCCACTCCAGCATTTTTATCTCCTCTATCTCTATATCCTCCCGAATGTGAAGCCTTTCGCTAGATAGGCCCTAGCCCAGTAGAGGAGCGCTATCCCAGGGATCATAGTTAGTACACCTGCCGCAGATGCTATACCGTACTCTACTCCCCAGCCCACCCTACCCAGGGAGATCATCAGCTGCGCCGTGAGGGGTTTAGAGTGCACCGAAGAGATTATGCTGGCTATGAACATTTCTGACCAAGTATAGATCCATACGAAGAAGCTTGTTACTCCGATGCCGGGTAGGCATAACGGGAGGAAGATCTTCCGGAAGTATCTGGCTAAACTATATCCGTCGATGAAGGCTGCCTCATCTATCTCCCTTGGGATCGAGGCCATGAAGCTTGCGAGCAGCCAGACCGAGATGGGGACGTTGAACACCATGTAGGCCATGACCAGTCCATGGAGCGTATCCCAGATACCTATGGCACGCCACATGACTAAGTAAGGTAGTATTAAGCATGCAGGAGGAGTCATTCGGTTGGTTAAAAACCAGAAGAATAGATGCTTATTAGCCATGAATTTATGCCGGGAAATAGCGTAAGCTGCAGGGATTCCAAGTATGAGTGAAACTACGACGCTTGATGCCGAGATTATCAGGGAGTTAGTGATTCCGGATCCGCCGATGCCCCCGAAGCCGCTTATTACGTCATTCCAGTTCTTCGTGAACATGTCCGGAACTAGGGAGCCTGTCTCGATGTGTGGCTTACTGGAGAGCGAGACCGCTACTAAGTAATATAACGGAAACGCGAACACTACTGCCGCACCTATCAGGAACGCATATCTTATCAGGGTCTTCACGGATACTTTCATTATATCAGCCCCCTTCCCCTTGTCATTACTATTAGCAGGAGGTAGCATAGCATTAAGACTATAAAGTTATAGATTAGAGATCCAGCCGCTCCAATCCCTATTATCCATTGGTCTATAGCTATTGTCTTTAAATATTGACTGATGTACTCGTTGGTGAGCCCTGGACCACCACCAGTGAGTATTATTACTTCATCGTAGATTTTCAGGCTATCTATCAGCCTAATTAATGATACAAAGACTAATGGGAACGATATAGCGGGCAACTCGATATACCTGAAGATCTGCCATCTCGTAGCTCCCTCAGTCTTCGCAGATAATATAGGCGTCCTATCCATCCCCGCCAGCCCGGCTGATGCCACTATTGTTACAAGGGATGTCCAATGCCACATATCCATTAATATTATGGTCCAATACGCATGGGAGGGTATCCTAAAGGGATCGTATCCAAGTTTCATTAATGCTGCTAATTGACCTAAGGGCCCTGCGGTCCTGATCAGTAGCCTCCATAGTAGTCCTATCGATATCGGGGGGACTAGGGCAGGTATGATTATGAAAGTGGAGATTATAGTGTTAACTCTACTTTTTTCATAGAGTAGGAATGCCAATAGGAGTCCGAGGGGAATCTCTATGGATAGGACGGTTGCGCTGAATATTACGTTTCTACGTAATGCATCTATAAACCTAGGCTCGGAGATTATCTTTCTAAAATTATTGAATGCGACGAATACATTCTGCTCAGCGTAGGGAGTTTGAACGCTATAATTTATTAAGACTAAGAACGGAACTAGGCCCACAACCAAGACCGCGATCACGGCAGGAAGGATTAGATATTTCGACACTCTTGATCTCCCCACTCACTGGTACTAATTTCGAGAGTTCTTATACTTATAAATCTTATCCATCATTTATCGAGTTGCCCTTTATGCTTGGAGGCACATCCAGAAATGTTCTCTAGAGAGTAGGGACCCGTTGGATGGGAATTACCCTCAGCATATATTTGAATCTCCATACCCGATAAGGCATATATTGGAGGCTTTTGCTACCTTAGGTGCAAAGGCTTAAATATATGAACCATTAACTAATACCTGACCTACCATGACAGAAGAGAAAGTTTCCAGAAGAAGTTATGTAAAATATGCAGGTGCCGGGGTAGTCATAGTGGCAGGAGCCGCCGCCGGAGCATATTACGCGACTAGACCTAAACCAACACCGACACCCACGCCAACTCCAGGAGTAACACCAACACCCACACCGACACCGAAGCCTACACCAACGCCGACGGTAAACCCGTACATCCAGGCTGCACATGACATGGCGAACTGGATAGGTAATGAAACGGTTCTCACCAAGGATCAGCTTATAAAAGAGTTGGAGCATTTCGCAATAGCCTCCGAGCCCTACAGGGGTACGACCCTTACGGTGATGTATGAGGCTGTCCCAGGCGCGGTATGGGAGGAGGAACACCTCGGAGAATGGTTCACCAAGGTGACAGGAATCAAGGTAAAATGGGAGGCTATGTCAAACTACGATACGATCCTCAAGTCCCTGGAAGACCAGAGGACCAAGGCAGGCATCTACGACCTTGTGGGCACCGATCAGGACATGATGGCCTTCTACATATACTACCAGAGCGCGGTTAACATCACGGAGCTGCTGAAGGACAAGCCCGAGCTCACCCCACCCTTCTTCGATCCGGAGGACTTCTACGCCAGGGCGAGCTACAGCGACTCGAAAGGGAACCTCTACGCCCTCCATGCTTACAACGCCTTCGCAGGCACCGTCTACAGGAGGGATTGGTTCACTGATCCCAAGGAGAAGGAGGCTTTCGAGAAGCAGTACGGCTACGAGCTTAAGACGCCTCTGCAGTGGGCTAGAGATGCCCTGAAGTCCGGAAATGTTAAAGACGACTGGACCACGGATAAAGCGAGAGATGTCGCCGAGTTCTTTACCCGCCCAGGCGAAGATAAATGGGGAACAATAACTGGAGTCAGAGCCGGAGACCACATGGGCTGGTACATTGCCGACGGCTTAGACGACTGCTTCCAGCTCGCCTCACCAGCGCCCGAAGGGAAATGGCCCCTAGAGGTCCCAACGATCTCCCCTGTGACCACCCCATGGGGAATAAAGATAGATGAGAACAATGTTATCTGGGGAGCCTCTACGGCGGAAGGAGGCACCCTGGACAGCGAGGCAGGCCAAGCATGCTATAAATGGTGGTTCGAGGACTGCCTAAAGTTCTGTCCTCCAAAAGCATACGAGATGGACATAGTTGAGGCGCACAACGCATTCGCCTACGACGGTAAATATGCCTTCATGTGTCCATTCTACTTCCACTGGGCTGCATCGGTACTCCCAACCCCAGAGTCCAAAGTTAAGGGCGTGTTCGAGTTCGGGCCATACTTCGTCTACGCGCCGGCATGGCATCCGAGGAAGCCGAGGGGCTACATAGACCCATCGGGATGGGTTATATCCAACTACTCGAAGAACAAGGAGGCGGCATTCCTCTTCGCGGCCTTCATGACATCTAAAGCGGTGGAGCTGAAGAAGAACCTTTCGCTCGGTCTCAGCGTTAGGACGTCTACGATGAACCATCCGATGTATAGAGCCAAGGATGAAGAGTGGGGACACATGCTAACGATGCTTGATGACTTCGCCAAGTTACAGTTCGGAACGGACAACAGGCAAGTGCTCTACCCATACCTGCTTCCATTGGCAAGAGACGTAGGCATAGACGCCCTAGAGAAAAAGATGAAAGGCGCAGATATAGCTAAAAAGGTCGCCAGCGAAATAGACAAGTGGATAAAGGATAATGGCTGGTACCAAAAGAAAATAACCATATAAAAACCATTAAACCCCTTTTTTAATTTTTTATCATCTTAGCTTTGTTTAGGGTTATTACTGGGCGTATTCCACCTAAGAGCCATGCTCGATGCTAATCCGTTCTGAGGCAGCAATATTAAAGACTTTACATCTGATGTAGGGATAGAAGAAAATGCGTGAAACTTTAACTGGAAACTTCATCCGATGTTTAGGGGATGTTCATTTGGTGTTGGAGGATACTTAATACGCCGGATAGGAGATGCCTTCCTTTGGTTGAATACGATGTGGTTTTGATACATCCTCCAAGCTTCTACGACTTTAGAAGGAGTATATGGTTCCCGGGACCTATAGACAGGACCGTACCTAATTACACGCCAGCATTCATCATGTTTCCCGTAGGCCTTGTAAGTATGGGCGCTTATCTCCAAGATAATGGTTTTAAAGTTAAAATAATCAACTTGGCTGAAATGATGGTGGTAGACAAAGGTTTCGATGCAGATGATTTTCTAAAGGGGTTAAACTCGAAGGTATATGCTGTAGATCTTCACTGGGCAGTCCATTCCCAAGGAGCCGTAAAGGTTGCGCAGATCTGTAAAGAGCATCACCCCGATTCTAAGGTGGTTCTAGGAGGACTAACGGCCACCTGTTTCGCGGATGAGCTGGTATCAAGTTTCAACTTTATCGATTGCGTGGTGAGGGGGGAGGGAGAGGAGCCCCTTCTTAGGCTGGCGGCCGATATCGACAATTCGAAGATCTTCCACAGGACTCCCAACCTCACGTTTCTAGATGAAGATAAGAATGTGAGGAGAACGGAGAGTATTAGGGTACTTGATAGCATAGATCCCCTCGATTTCACAAGATTAGAGCTTGTGGAACCGATTACCCGTACAATAACCTCCGCATTTCATAGATCTAAACTCTGGAATATACCCATATGTAGAGGGTGCAGTTTAAGCTGTGTTACTTGCGGAGGCTCAAGCTACAGCTATCGGAGATTAATGAATCGGAGCAGCCCTGCCTTCAGATCTCCTGAAAAGATACTCGAGGACCTCATGATATTGGATGGGAAGGGGATCAACTCCATATTCTTATTTCAGGATCCCCGTCTTGGAGGTGAGAAATATGTGAGGCGATTGTTTGAGGCTTTGAAGGGGGCAGGATGGTCCAACATTACGAGTATAGGGATCGAACTTTTTCACCCCGCTAGTAGGTCATTTATAAGATGTTTAAGTGAGAATAGGCCTGCGGATCATATTGGGTTATCCATCTCCCCGGAATCCGGCCTAGAACCTGTGAGAAAGGCTCAAGGACGAGAATATTCCAACGATGAGCTCCTGAAGACTTGCCGTTACTGTATGGAGTATGATATCCCCTTGGGGATATTCTACATGGTCGCGTTGGGCAACGAAACCTTTGAGACGATTGAGGAGACTTGGAAACTATGGGAGAAGATATACTCATTGGAGAAAGGTTCGGGTAAGGCGCATCGTATATTCCAAGACTTCGGACCGATGGTACTCCTAGATCCGGGATCCTTGGCTTTTGACTATCCGGAGAGGCATGGATACAAGTTAATATTTAAAAATTTTCAGGATTATCATAGGGCTATGAACCTCCCTCATTGGTCCCAGTGGATAAGTTACGAGACCGCCAATCTGAGCCGGCTGGACATCGCGCATATGATACTTAAATCTGCGGAGAAGCTGCTTGAATATAAGATAAAGTTTGGTAGAATAACCGAAAATGAATATAAACATGAAAAGTTAATCCTGGATTTAGACAAGATATTTATAAAGAAGTTCGATGAGATCATGAAGATAAATGACGAGAAGGATCGCAACGCCAAGATCAAGGAGCTGGCGGAGATCTCCAAGGATCCACTCCTATCACTATCCTACATCCTCACAGAAAGCGAATAAGGTTACTTAAATCCTAAAATCCATTTCGTTTTACTCCCAAACAGCAGGGGCATGACGGTCGGAGGAAGATGCTATCCAAAGCAACTCAACATATACTTAATGGGCGGCGAGTTAAGCCCTCCATCCTCAAAACCTCTATTTACGTGAGGGAAGCTTGCTCCAAGTCGTTCTCCCACCGGTATCCTTAAGGTATTACGGAAAACTTTAAGATGAAAGGATGTTATGCAATACGGGATCTAAAATGACTGGATTAAAAGATGGTAAGATGAAGGCCGCCGTGGCATATGGACCTAGAAACATTAGGATTGAACTAGTGGATGTCCCGGCAATCTCCGATTATGAAGTGCTCATAAGGGTGAAGGTGATAGGAATCTGCCCCAGCGACGTTCGATCCTATGAGGGGGTCTATAAAAGGGAGATGTATCCGTATGGATTGGAGAGCTACGGTCTATCAGGTCATGAATGGTGTGGGGAGATAGTCGAGGTAGGAGGGAGCGTCGAAGAGTTTTCAGTAGGCGATAGGGTTGTACCTGAAATAATAATACCTTGTGGAACGTGTAAGTTCTGCAGGAAGGGCATGTCCAATATCTGCGCAAACAAGAGGAATATTACGAGAGGATACGCCGAGTACGCCAAAGCTCCAGCAGCCTTTCTATTTAAGATTCCTCCCAACGTAAGCTTCGAGGCAGCGGCGTTCACGGAGCCTATAGCCGTATGCCTCCATACAAACGAGATAATTTCGCCTAAACCGGGTGATAGCATACTAATAATTGGTGGAGGCCCGATGGGACTAATACATACACAGGTATCAAAGATGTCAGGAGCCACCGTGATTTTGAGTGAAGTGATCGAGGAGAGATTGAGGGCGGCGGAGAAGTTTGGCGCAGATTTCGTGGTTAACCCCATGGAGGAGGATCTAACTGGGAGGGTTAGAGAATTAACGGATGGGTATGGAGCTGACGCGGTAATAGTCGCTACGGGGAACAAGAACGCCATAGAGGCAGGGGTTAAAACCGTTAGCAATGCAGGTACAGTGGTGCTCTTCGGAGGCTCTTATCCCCCGGTTAGCGTCGAAATTGACCCGAACGTTATCCATTATGGGGAGATAAGGATAACGGGAAGCTACGATCACACGCCCATCCATACCGAGAGAGCTTTAAGGATCCTCTCCAAGAACCTCATAAACGTGGAAGATTTGATATCTAGAACCTTCAGCCTCGACGAATTGGAGAGGGGATTCGAGACCGTGAAGAAGGGTGAAGCACTTAAAGTGAACATTAAACCTTAGGAGGGAAATTAAGCGGGGACGGGATGGGGAAGGCCCCCTATTGAGAAGTCGTACAGGGCCACGATTAAGCTTTGCCGGCTGAAAATAAGATCTTATTCTTGTTTTTTATATATTCTTTTAACTCGCTCCTCGCGATCTCCAGATATTTTTTAGGATCGTATTCTCCTGGATGTTCAGCGAAGAATTTCCGGCTTATGGCGGTGAAGATCAGTTTAATATCTGTGTCGAAGTTGACCTTGCAGACGCCCCTCCTGATGGCTTCTTGGAGCTGATCTTCCCTGACCCCTGCGGTACCCATCATGCTTCCACCATGGGCATTTATCATGTCGACGTATTTCGAGGGCACCGATGAGGCCCCGTGGAGAACCAATGGAAATCTACCAACTCTGTCTCTTATCTCGTCGAGTATGTCAAACCTTAGCTTCGGGGGGCCTTCCTCCAGCTTGAACTTGTAGGCACCATGCGCAGTCCCTATAGATACGGCTAAGCTATCCACTTCGGTTCTACTTATGAAATCCTCGGCTTCTTCCGGTTTCGTAAACTTCTCTTCAGGGGTGACGCGCTCCTCGATTCCAGCTATGCCCCCCAACTCACCTTCAACCGGCACATCGTACTCATGGGCGTACTCCACGACGCTCCTAGTCAACCTAACGTTCTCCTCGTATGGCAGGAAGGACCCATCTATCATCACTGAGGAGAAACCCCAGTCTATGCATCTCTTGCATACTTCTAAACTGTCGCCGTGATCTAAGTTCAACGCCACAGGGACGTCATAGCCCTTCTCCCTTATGGACTGGATGGCCCCTTTAACCATAGACATCAGACAGGCGGGGTTCGTGTAATCCAGGTTACCCCTCAATATCTGCAATATGACGGGTGAATTCGACTCAGCACATCCATACAGGATTCCCTGGAGCTGCTCCAAGTTATAGAAATTGTATCCGGGAACGGCGTAGCGATCTCTTAAAGCCCTCTTAAACATTCTTCGCGTATTCACCAAGCCTAAATCCTCGAAGTTTCTGACGGTGAATTCCTTAATATCCATCAATTTTCGCCAAAGCCTGACCTGATCGAGGCTCATACTAGAGGACACCCGCAAACTAACTTTTCAGGCGGCCACTCTCCAATGAATGACAAGAAACGTTTAAAATTTTAATAGGATTTAACTACTAAGCTCGAATTTTGAGCATGAATAGATTGTAACGTCACTGGATGGTTACTTGATGGTTTCGAGGGCTTCTTTAACGTCCATATCTTCATGTACGAGCCCTTTGATGGCTGCGACTATCTTTTTCGCGGCCCTATGCTGCCATATGTTCCTCCCTATGGCGACTCCTTTGGCTCCCGAATCGATGCTTTCCCTAACCATCCTTATGAGGCTCTCATCATCCCCTATTTTCGGTCCCCCAGCAATCACTATGGGCACCGGACATGCCTCGACTACCCTCCTGAAGGTTTCACGGCTTCCGGTGTAGACGGTCTTAACGATGTCGGCACCCAGCTCCGCAAGGATCCTCGCCGCTTTCTTAACAATGTCTGGTTCAAAGGCAGGGTTCCCATCTGGATCCATCGGAAGGTACTCCGCCATATATGGAATGCCCAATTCTCCGCATTTCAGAGCAACGCGCTTAATCTTCTCCTTTAACGCATCGTCAGGTGGAACGACACCTAGATATGTGGTTTTGACAGCGACGGCATCAGCCTTGAGGGCTTCCATTACACTATTTTCGTCATATTCCGTGGTAGCTACGAGGGCTACCCTGCCCGCTATTTCCGAGACATAATTTTTTAAGATACCTACATTCATCATCACTGCATCCGCACCCGCCTTCGAGACCAAATTAATGGTCTCACCCATGTTCTCTAACCCATCCACTATGCCATATGCTCCATGATCCATGGCCACTATGAAGACCTTGCCATCACCTCTGAACAACCTATGCATCCGGTTACTCTTCCCCATAGACGACATAGCTGGCACCCAGCCATATTCCTAAATAATCCTATTTAAATGAAGCGCCCCCGCACTGATGCAATTCATTTAAAAGAAGCGAGATTAAAAAGGCTCAAGCTCTCCCCTAGAAAGAATTTTGTATAGGTTTCAACTATTTTTACATTGGTTTTCGGTGGTTAGAGACGAATGGCGGTAGGTAATTACCTAATGGGGATAGATGCAGGTTGCACGACCGTTAAGACTGTCATATTTAGCCTGCAAGGAAGGGAAGTTGCCGTCGCCAGGGAGAAGCTTCCGAACTTACATCCCGCTCCAGGCCGGGTTGAAAGGGATATGGAGGCACTCTGGAGCCTTACCAAGGAGGTGATAATAAGGGCCCTGAAGATGAGCAATATTCCCCCTAGGGAGATCTTGGGTTTAGGCGTCTCCGGGCATGGCGATGGATTGTACCTCCTCGACGAAGATGGAGAGCCTGTTCGAAACGGTGTCTTATCTCTTGACAGCAGATCCTCCCCTTTAGTCAAGCGATGGGAGGAGGACGGGATTGTAGACGAGGTCTTTCCCATAATTGGACAAAGACTTCACGCATGTTCGCCATCGAGCATACTCGCATGGATGAAGCATGAGGAGGAGGGGAGCTATAATAGGGCGAGGTGGATCCTCTTCTGCAAGGATTTCATAAAATTCAAACTTACCAATGTTATATGCACTGATGAAACCGATCCGAGCGCGTCGCTAGTTAACGTTAGGACGAGGAAATATGCAGACGAAATCTTCGAAACTTTAGGCATCGAGGAGTGTAAAGGTAAGCTACCGGAGATCATACCAGGATGGAGGACGTGTGGCGAGGTAACCGCTCAGGCTTCAAGGGAGACCGGGTTGATGGAGGGGACGCCGGTAGCCTCGGGGCTTCACGATATAGATGCAACCGCTCTAGGCTCAGGATGCTTGGAGAACGGCCAAATGGCGATGATAATTGGTACCTGGACGATAAATGAGGTGATCCAGGATAGACCTCTACTTGACCCGATGAAGCTGTGTCAGACTCGAACTTTCGGTGCTCCAGACCGTTGGCTGCTCCTCAACGCGGATCCAGCCTCGGCGGCTAACCTGGACTGGTTTATCGAACAGTTTTGTGATCATGAGAGGCTTAGAGCCGAAAGGTTGGGCATCAGCCCTCATGTCCTATGCGATGGAGAGGTTGAGACGGTCGAAGTTGGCGCAGGAGGGATAATTTATCATCCATTCCTCTATGGTTCGCTGGATATGCCGAAGGCGAAAGCTGGTTTCTATGGAATCGCCGGATGGCACGGTAGGGCACATCTCCTGAGGGCACTATACGAGGGGATAGCCTTCGCAACTAACATGTGCGTTGAGAATCTGAAGAGGGTAACCGAGATAAAGGAGGTTAGGATTGCGGGCGGCGGCGCGA is a window from the Candidatus Bathyarchaeota archaeon genome containing:
- a CDS encoding fructose-bisphosphate aldolase (catalyzes the reversible formation of fructose 1,6-bisphosphate from glycerone phosphate and D-glyceraldehyde 3-phosphate), with translation MHRLFRGDGKVFIVAMDHGAYGIVDGLENMGETINLVSKAGADAVMMNVGILKNYVSEIAGRVALVATTEYDENSVMEALKADAVAVKTTYLGVVPPDDALKEKIKRVALKCGELGIPYMAEYLPMDPDGNPAFEPDIVKKAARILAELGADIVKTVYTGSRETFRRVVEACPVPIVIAGGPKIGDDESLIRMVRESIDSGAKGVAIGRNIWQHRAAKKIVAAIKGLVHEDMDVKEALETIK
- a CDS encoding carbohydrate kinase; this encodes MAVGNYLMGIDAGCTTVKTVIFSLQGREVAVAREKLPNLHPAPGRVERDMEALWSLTKEVIIRALKMSNIPPREILGLGVSGHGDGLYLLDEDGEPVRNGVLSLDSRSSPLVKRWEEDGIVDEVFPIIGQRLHACSPSSILAWMKHEEEGSYNRARWILFCKDFIKFKLTNVICTDETDPSASLVNVRTRKYADEIFETLGIEECKGKLPEIIPGWRTCGEVTAQASRETGLMEGTPVASGLHDIDATALGSGCLENGQMAMIIGTWTINEVIQDRPLLDPMKLCQTRTFGAPDRWLLLNADPASAANLDWFIEQFCDHERLRAERLGISPHVLCDGEVETVEVGAGGIIYHPFLYGSLDMPKAKAGFYGIAGWHGRAHLLRALYEGIAFATNMCVENLKRVTEIKEVRIAGGGARSKIWTQIFSDVTGYPIGVPDGTELGARGAAMCAGISIGVYKDHRAAVREATSISRRHVPKSENEIRYKSIYSKFKDSIRDASRIWDRLQQK